The Narcine bancroftii isolate sNarBan1 chromosome 6, sNarBan1.hap1, whole genome shotgun sequence genome window below encodes:
- the LOC138737572 gene encoding endogenous retrovirus group 3 member 1 Env polyprotein-like — MRQERIFKAWSNVPVQCVANVTFKICSFGGRTFLALWCRGGGGSRGCPPWGRICMSPGFGNPGDPLIRTATDMELETTMAPTTTSPDGVRKSLYERARKQANRHRLGDNLWVDLHQLTVQELGVRNCWICSGPTRDGTWPWRGEPLDDRTLLASNLSTSTSGRSRESWKLENHPQGFECLVKEHGRYPMGDLACWRWKNITSGNWVPTPPTGFLSPSNRSDVPCLPPVPINDTSDLADVEFWNCTGFNPYQAIPALRSFWEDSSPSSYAPDGLYWICGNMAYTYLEPDWSGTCCIGMIQPHFHLLPPDSDEHISTRLHSPIQRHSVEIGKWGGDDWPPEHIILYYGPATWARDGSWGY; from the coding sequence ATGAGACAGGAGCGGATCTTTAAGGCTTGGTCGAATGTGCCAGTCCAATGCGTAGCAAATGTTACCTTTAAGATTTGCTCCTTCGGGGGCAGGACGTTTTTGGCTCTTTGGTGTCGTGGGGGAGGTGGGTCTCGTGGCTGTCCACCCTGGGGCCGGATATGTATGTCTCCTGGCTTCGGCAATCCAGGGGACCCCTTAATTCGAACGGCAACGGACATGGAACTGGAAACGACCATGGCTCCAACTACCACCTCCCCAGATGGAGTCCGCAAGAGCCTGTATGAGAGGGCCAGGAAACAGGCGAATAGACACAGACTTGGGGATAACTTATGGGTTGATTTACACCAGCTTACAGTCCAGGAGCTTGGGGTCCGCAACTGTTGGATTTGTAGTGGACCAACCCGGGATGGAACTTGGCCATGGAGAGGTGAGCCATTGGATGATCGTACACTTCTTGCCTCCAATCTTTCCACTAGCACTTCTGGTCGATCCCGTGAGTCTTGGAAGTTGGAAAATCATCCACAAGGCTTTGAGTGCTTGGTTAAAGAACACGGCAGGTACCCAATGGGCGATTTGGCTTGCTGGCGCTGGAAAAATATTACTAGTGGAAATTGGGTTCCAACCCCGCCTACCGGTTTCCTGTCCCCTTCTAATAGATCAGATGTTCCCTGTTTACCCCCGGTTCCCATTAATGACACATCTGACCTTGCCGACGTTGAGTTTTGGAATTGCACTGGTTTCAACCCTTATCAGGCCATTCCTGcgctgagatccttctgggaagattctAGTCCTTCCAGCTATGCACCCGACGGATTATactggatttgtgggaatatggcttatacataccttgaacccgactggagtgggacttgttGTATTGGTATGATTCAACCACAttttcatcttcttcctccagattCCGATGAACATATTTCCACTCGATTACATTCCCCCATACAACGCCATTCGGTTGAGATCGGCAAATGGGGGGGGGATGACTGGCCCCCTGAACACATAATTTTATACTATGGACCAGCTACGTGGGCACGGGATGGTTCATGGGGGTACTGA